A window of Ciconia boyciana chromosome 27, ASM3463844v1, whole genome shotgun sequence contains these coding sequences:
- the NCKAP5L gene encoding nck-associated protein 5-like, with the protein MSESVAEAPGDGSPTALGETGTSHELLQRLRELEAENSALAQANENQRETYERCLDEVANHVVQALLNQKDLREECIKLKKRVFDLERQNQALSDLFQQKLQLSAGSLPQLPLHPVPVPPDAPASPQLGSAEQPPPVLPPARCVPPQEVTPSAPSGSPGLSPGAPPLDALSPFFKKKAQILEVLRKLEETDPLLGPSPASPGSPEPCAAPGWTPCPLRGPGAAGGWRGAEGSPCSSPEEVAPPRGALLSALAERLLRGEGGCCRRNGEAPGGPPRQRHGEHPAFLGLYAPGEESPEGGFAPLLPGGDANPLPSPPKVLKLPPPPGALRLSPQLARASKIPCRGGNAEASPALSHRASPDAPPEPGSPEPPAFPLPRTYEAAEQPPGPPGPPGSGERAAASPSGARCGTGGSAPSRRPGKKPPEPGYLPFKERLAALGKLRGAEGREPPGPGRPERGHGAEPRPPPRGGLGGSLKHPEPAHGGEPLARCYSSGSMGEPGKAGGKGRPASGRTPPRAPPAPPAKAARSPHGSPTKLPTKAGAGKAGTPRGEEPAGAKAAGVPRKTPPAPEPPGTGPPSGAAGHSAIEEKVMKGIEENVLRLQGQERAPVGEAKGKAAGGLASWFGLRRSKLPALSRRGDGSRGREWAGTPAPLRREVKLAARKLEAESLNISKLMEKAEDLRKALREEHAFLQGLALEKGRPRGPPRGPGHLPVMYQEVTAETFMQQLLDRVDGKDVPYESRLEHKRELHDLRRVPPDAKDPRLCRPPRNGIVGHLREPPDKVPDVGLRDELPSDESLSESGTSQHFAACGSLTRTLDSGIGTFPPPDYGGVPAKSTPKPRGRPEPLPGAVPARPPAITKVPRKARTLEREVPSAEELLVAGKHRSAPACRPPAPPGPHGHRAGPQDASDDAGKPRRVQQSKNWTFPNAKACGTADPFLSPPGGLEGLHCPTLAPACSPAGHRGASPEAPPPLPPTLSASSSRTPSASDVGDEGSTEARSRDGGHGPPGLEHSESLSDSLYDSLSSCGSQG; encoded by the exons ATGTCGGAGAGCGTGGCCGAGGCGCCGGGAGATGGGAGCCCCACGGCGCTCGGTGAGACGGGCACCAGCCATGAGCTCCTGCAGCGGCTGCGGGAGCTGGAG GCGGAGAACTCGGCCCTGGCCCAGGCCAACGAGAACCAACGGGAGACGTACGAGCGCTGCCTGGACGAG GTCGCCAACCATGTGGTGCAGGCGCTGCTCAACCAGAAG GACCTGCGTGAGGAATGCATCAAGCTGAAGAAACGGGTCTTCGACCTGGAGCGCCAGAACCAGGCGCTGAGCGACCTCttccagcagaagctgcagctcTCGGCCGGATCCCTGCCCCAG ctgccgCTGCacccggtgccggtgccgccggACGCCCCGGCCAGCCcccagctgggctctgctgagcagccGCCCCCCGTGCTGCCCCCCGCCCGCTGTGTCCCCCCGCAGGAG GTGACCCCGTCAGCGCCGTCGGGCAGCCCCGGGCTcagccccggtgccccccccctGGACGCCCTCTCCCCCTTCTTCAAGAAGAAAGCCCAGATCCTGGAGGTGCTGCGCAAGCTGGAGGAGACGGACCCGCTGCTGGggccctccccagcctcccctggcTCCCCCGAGCCCTGCGCCGCCCCCGGCTGGACCCCCTGCCCgctgcgggggccgggggctgcgggggggtggcggggggccgagggcagcccctgctcctcgCCGGAGGAGGTTGCACCGCCGCGGGGTGCCCTGCTCAGCGCCTTGGCCGAGCGGCTGctgcggggcgagggggggtGCTGCCGGCGCAACGGCGAAGCCCCTGGGGGCCCCCCCCGGCAGCGGCACGGTGAGCACCCCGCTTTCCTGGGGCTCTACGCCCCTGGCGAGGAGAGCCCCGAGGGGGGCTTCGCCCCGCTCTTGCCTGGGGGGGACGCCaaccccctgccctccccccccaaggTGCTCAAGCTGccacccccccccggggcgcTGCGCCTCAGTCCCCAGCTCGCCCGCGCCTCCAAGATCCCCTGCCGCGGCGGCAACGCCGAGGCCTCGCCGGCACTCAGCCACCGCGCCTCCCCCGATGCCCCCCCAGAGCCCGGCTCCCCTGAGCCCCCCGCTTTCCCCCTGCCACGCACCTACGAGGCAGCTGAGCAGCCCCCCGGACCACCGGGCCCccccgggagcggggagcgggcggccgcCTCCCCCTCGGGCGCCCGCTGCGGCACGGGGGGCTCAgcgccctcccgccgccccggcaaGAAGCCCCCTGAGCCGGGCTACCTGCCCTTCAAGGAGCGCCTGGCTGCCCTGGGCAAGCTGCGGGGGGCCGAGGGCCGcgagccccccggcccggggcggcccgAGCGAGGCCACGGCGCCGAGCcgcggccccctccccgggggggtttggggggcagcCTGAAGCACCCTGAGCCAGCGCACGGCGGGGAGCCCCTGGCCCGCTGCTACTCCTCCGGCTCCATGGGCGAGCCCGGCAAGGCGGGGGGCAAGGGACGCCCTGCCAGTGGCAGGACCCCACCGCGggcccccccagcgccccccgccaaggctgcccgcagcccccacGGCAGCCCCACCAAGCTGCCCACCAAGGCGGGTGCTGGCAAAGCCGGGACGCCACGGGGCGAGGAGCCGGCGGGTGCCAAGGCAGCGGGGGTCCCCCGTAAAACACCGCCGGCCCCCGAGCCCCCTGGCACGGGGCCGCCATCGGGCGCTGCCGGGCATTCGGCCATCGAGGAAAAGGTGATGAAGGGCATCGAGGAGAACGTGCTGCggctgcaggggcaggagcGGGCGCCGGTGGGCGAAGCCAAGGGGAAGGCGGCTGGTGGCTTGGCCAGCTGGTTCGGGCTGCGGCGCAGCAAGCTGCCGGCCCTGAGCCGTCGCGGCGATGGCAGCCGTGGCCGGGAGTGGGCCGGGACGCCGGCTCCCCTGCGCCGGGAGGTCAAGTTGGCCGCTCGCAAGCTGGAAGCCGAGAGCCTCAACATCTCGAAGCTGATGGAGAAGGCGGAGGATCTGCGCAAGGCGCTGCGGGAGGAGCACGCCTTTCTGCAGGGGCTGGCGCTGGAGAAGGGGCGCCCGCGTGggcccccccgcggccccggccaCCTCCCGGTGATGTACCAGGAGGTGACGGCCGAGACCTTCATGCAGCAGCTGCTCGACAG GGTGGACGGGAAGGACGTGCCCTACGAGAGCCGCCTGGAGCACAAGCGGGAGCTGCACGACCTTCGCCGGGTCCCCCCCGATGCCAAAGACCCCCGGCtctgccgcccgccccgcaATGGCATCGTAGGGCACCTGCGGGAGCCCCCCGACAAG gtgcCCGACGTGGGGCTCCGGGACGAGCTGCCATCAGACGAGAGCTTGTCCGAGTCGGGGACGTCGCAGCACTTCGCCG CCTGCGGGTCGCTGACGCGGACGCTGGACAGTGGGATCGGGACCTTCCCGCCACCCGACTACGGGGGGGTCCCGGCCAAGAGCACCCCCAAACCACGGGGCCGCCCTGAGCCGCTGCCCGGTGCCGTACCGGCGCGGCCGCCTGCCATCACCAAAGTGCCGCGCAAGGCCCGGACGCTGGAGCGGGAGGTGCCCAGCGcggaggagctgctggtggctggCAAACACCGGAGCGCCCCGGCGTGCCGCCCgccagccccccccggcccgcaCGGCCACCGCGCCGGTCCCCAAG ACGCCAGTGACGATGCCGGGAAGCCGCGGCGCGTCCAGCAGAGCAAGAACTGGACTTTCCCCAACGCCAAAGCCTGCGGCACTGCCgaccccttcctctccccccccggggggctggaggggctgcaCTGTCCCACACTg GCACCTGCGTGCAGCCCGGCGGGACATCGAGGGGCGTCCCCGGAggcccccccgccgctgccccccaccctgaGCGCCAGCAGCAGCCGGACGCCCAGTGCCTCGGACGTGGGGGACGAGGGCAGCACGGAGGCCCGGTCGCGGGACGGGGGACACGGCCCCCCGGGGCTGGAGCACTCCGAGTCGCTCAGCGACTCCCTCTACGACAGCCTCTCCTCCTGCggcagccagggctga
- the TMBIM6 gene encoding bax inhibitor 1 — protein MNVFDRNINFDALFKFSHISASTQEHLKRVYASFALCMFVAAAGAYINVVTHLFQFSLLTGLGALGLMIWLTATPHSRETEQKRLGMLAGFAFLTGINLGPLLEMCISINPSIIPTAFLGTATIFACFSLSALYARRRSFLYLGGFLLSGLTLMLLSSLVNAFVGSTWLFTANLYLGLMIMCGFVLFDTQLIIEKAESGDKDYIWHCVDLFLDFVNIFRELLMILGMTENKKKEKK, from the exons ATGAATGTCTTCGACCGAAACATCAACTTTGACGCCCTCTTCAAGTTCTCCCACAT CTCGGCCTCCACCCAGGAGCACCTGAAGAGGGTCTACGCCAGCTTCGCCCTCTGCATGTTCGTGGCGGCCGCGGGGGCCTACATCAACGTGGTGACCCACCTCTTCCAG TTCAGCCTCCTGACCGgcctgggagccctggggctgATGATCTGGCTGACGGCCACCCCGCACAGCCGGGAGACGGAGCAGAAGAGGCTGGGGATGCTGGCCGGCTTCGCCTTCCTGACAG GCATCAACCTGGGGCCCCTCCTGGAAATGTGCATCTCCATCAACCCCAG CATCATCCCCACCGCCTTCCTGGGCACCGCCACCATCTTCGCCTGCTTCTCGCTGAGCGCCCTGTATGCCCGGCGCCGCAGCTTCCTCTACCTGGGAG GTTTCCTGCTCTCCGGCCTCACCTTGAtgcttctctcctccctggTTAACGCCTTCGTGGGATCCACTTGGCTCTTCACG GCCAACCTCTACCTGGGGCTGATGATCATGTGCGGCTTCGTGCTCTTCGACACGCAGCTCATCATCGAGAAGGCGGAGAGCGGGGACAAGGATTACATCTg GCACTGCGTCGATCTCTTCCTCGACTTCGTCAACATCTTCCGGGAGCTGCTGATGATCCTGGGCATGACCGAG AacaagaagaaggagaagaagtgA